TATAACCggttaaaagaataaatgagtcTGCAAGTCTGACTTAGTGCTGCTCCTTCCCAACAGTCTGCCTGATCCCACAGCACAGTGAACGAAACTGGAGAAACAGGTTCCTTCGCCAGTGAGTGATAGCTCcccaagtttttaatttttatttaaaaaggagaaaataaagcaaaaaacgTTTACCAGAGCAACTCTGGCTTCATAGTCATTGGAAATCTGGACACAGACTTCCTCAGCTCTGGCTTGACAAGCTCGTTCCACCACCTCCTTCCACTGCTTCTGTACTACGGCCCGCCAGCCTCTCCAGGCTTTCTTCAGTAAAGTTCGCCGAAAATACTGGTCAGCTAGTTTACTTTCATAAACCTGAATGAAAGTAATACACAAACTCAAAACACAGTGGACTGGTAAATATACTGGCAGTAGTAATACAAAACCTCGCCCTGTGGGGTGAGCGGGGTACATGCGTTAGCATTTCATACCGTGTACTCATGTTCTTCTCATGTGCGGATGGGAGGACAGGCTTAGAAGGTTAAGTGACATGCCCAGGTCACccaggcagaaagtgaaaagccaGCCTTGCCTCATTCCAGAGCCTAAGCTCTTACCCATTACATCACGGCTTTACGCAACTCATCAAGACAGGGGAGAAACAAAACACCGGATGGAAGAAAATGAGTGACTTGCCCATGCTATCTTGGTTGTGAATCTGATGACCTGGCTGAGAACAGGACTAGGTGCTGGATGGCAGCAAGGGTGGTGGTGTGGCTCGAGATGGCCCTTTCTCTCCAGCTCGTCGGCCACCACCATAAGCAGGTGAGTTTACACACTCTGCCATCATAATTTATAGCAAAGTGATCCCAGTAGGAACACATGCTATTCTTCTATCAAAGAATTTAAAGTCTCCTGAAGAAGcatttccaattttcttaaaaaagtttCTATTCAAAAAGTGATGGCAACTTAAACTCTTGCAACTAACATTTGAACATAATATATTATCATTACATCACCCAATAAATTACCTTCAAAATATGACTCAATTTTAAATAGCCCTTTTAAATATGGTTAATGTAGATTTAATCTACTGGGATTAATAAAGGAAAGCACTAAGAAGTACTCTTAAAGGAGAAATCATACTCCATGACAATAACAGCCTTTTCCTTAAATATTACTCTCCTGGAACTAAGTGCATAAAGATTACTCCATTACTCACATGATtatcataaataaaatgcatatatacgTATGGATCTCCATCCCCTACCTTCTTGAGTCTTTGGCTTCTTGTGGGATACATATATACTTTCATACTTTTCTACTTCTGATACAATAATctattttcaatttatatttacaCTGATATATTGAGTCAGCTCACTTAATTAAAAGATATTCaagtttaaattatatataaactaaGAACAATTTTTACAGAGCCTTATggacatggatttttaaaattcttggcaaattacacaacaaacatttatgcaactttataatgtataaatatagtACTGCCTCTTTAAAGATGATATATTCAGGCATTTTAGAAGTAGAAACAATAGAGGGAGCATACTATATGCTAAAGATGATAAATTCATGTAATTAAATCTGTATCAAATTTGTTAAAGGGGTTCCATCACCAGGACATCTGTAATTTAGGTACACTCTGTATTTAACCTATCATGACATAGAAAATGTATATCAACAAGTCTAcaaaatataagtatttttttcccaaaCGGTACCAACCTCAAGTTTAAATTAAGAGTAACATTAATTCATTTTGACTTATTAAAAAAcaagtctttctctgacttgaaCAAGAGTTCTAATACGTGATTCTAAATGCTTCTGAGTTTAGAAGTCATTAATAAGTATCAATCAGCTTTTGTTTTTCACACTTACATCCTGCCTTGATTTGACGTGGTTGATTCGCCAGTGGAAGAATGTTCTCATCAACTCTATCCTTTCCTTTTGCTTGCCTATGGCATGAGACAAGCTAGAAATCACCTGTAAACAGCAATGAGTAAAATGGTTTTTTTCATATATCAAAAAATGCTAGAAAGAATACTTATGGATCAAAACTGTATTCATCCAGGTAACctcattatctttaaaaagaccaaaaaactTCCCCATGTGAATACACTACTTATCAATGAATGAAAgggaacaaaagaggaaagaaatcttcATTATGTGTATCCTGGTAATAATCAATAAAATGTGTGTATGAAAATTAATATGATCACTGGCATTTAATTCAAGAAAAACCATCATACATTTGAGAGTTTTGCTACAtatacaaaatgtttttattcactagacttgagggcagagaccagttttaaaatatctttctagTCCTTAAGTACCTTTAACAGCTTGGATTAGAAGttcctcaataaatgtttaatgattTTCTGGATTGAACAAACtcataaaagtaaataattaatagttacattttaatgtactttttcAGTGATATTATtcctattcttaaaaaaaaaaaatctatgaatgcTTTTAAATCCTGAGATAATATTCTCTCTTATAAAGAACTgaataattgaaatatatatcTAAAATGGGCCCATTAAAAGAGATTTAGTAAATTAGGCATATTTGCTGAGAGATATTTATTCTGGTTctttaaataatttccaaaagTGGAAAAGGGCAGGAATTCTAAGATACTAGTAATATTCTATTAAGCTGTGTAGTGGCACATGGCTGTTCACTTTGTTTTCAAAAACTAGATATGCATGTATACTCTTTTTGTGTGATACActttgaaacaaaaaaatctaataaaatattttaaaactgtaggACAGAGTTTTGAGGGTAATATAGAAAATGACTGAAATTAGTATCATTGTTTCAAAAAAGCAAGTTATGCAAAATGACTGATTTTACACTGCATCCTATGACACTCtcaaaaactgtatttaaaaaataaccataatCTTATCTAGTTCACTAAAATAGTGAGGGCTGCACCTGCAGACAAGTAGCTGAGGTGTCTGCTGCTTTCTGAAAGCCACCATCCTCCTGGGAGAGCTATAGGTTTGCTGCCCATCTGCTTTGTTCAAGGTGCTGTTGGGAAGCCCCAGATTAGCACAGACTTGAACCCTACTCTCAAGTTCTTAAGAGGCTAacagaaagcaaagcaaacagtGCTCTCGTGCTTATCAAGATAATGAAGAAAGGACttcatgaatggataaagacatatCACAGATAGAATGTGGGATATCTATACTCCTCCAAAAGGGTGGTTTAAAATGTGGGTAATGCTGGATCCCTGACATTCTCTTTAGGGCAGTTAGGAAGaaaagatgggaaagaaaaagagagtgtTCCCACACTCAATATAGCACTCTTACAGCACACTGAACGTGGTGACCAAGAGAAAATGACATGGTCCTAGCACAGTTAATGTGAAGAATAAAGCTTATTTCTATGCATCTACTTTCCTACTAGTTTCGGAAGTGAGCTTCCCTTTGTATCTGGTATGATCTAAACACTCAGTTCCTGGCATTTATTACCTAACAAGACATTTACTGACTCTCACTTAAAAAGCAGTATGAAAAAGAAGACCTCATCTTTTCTCCCAATGGAGACTTCATAGGTTTTCTGCAGCTCCTTCAAGCTGTTGATCTGGCTGCACAGTTGTTTTAAATCTGCtgcatgtttctctctctcttttttcatttccattcGGTGCCAGTCAATAAAATTCAGTCTCCATTTACTTAGTTCAGATATGATGTttgtctgaaaaataaatatgctgaCAATTAAGTAGTTTGCTCCTTAATGCTGCTTCATAAAATGACAccaaaattaagacaaaaatttaaaaactcaaaacaagTATTCAACATAAGAGCTATTAAAACAAACATCCACCAATGAAAACGTTTCTATGTTCAGCAAGCCACAGCTCTTCTGAGTTCACACACCATACTAAGTACAtacttttttctcccattttaagtTACATTTATGAAAtcttgaatggcatcactggctcaatggacatgactttgggtaaactccgggagttggtgatggacagggaggcctggcgtgctgtggtccatgtggttgcaaagagtcggacacgactgagcaactgaactgaactgaactgtggaaaaaccacagccttgactatactgTACATGCTAGAAAagtgtcattaaaattttttaggtCTCATTCATTACTAAATAGGACAGATAAAGTCAAGGACTTAAATATCTGTATTAAGGTGgataagagaaaaaggaaatgcagGACCATGCCTGAGATCAAGCCACTGGACTGGGATGGTATTTAGACAGAGATGAACAGTAGAAACCATCAGAGTTGATGCTTTCTTCCTCCAAATCATTGATCACAATGGGCACCTTACAATGAATTGCTAAGACTGATTTTTACCCTACTGACGGGCATAAGCAAAAAAACCAAATAATCACGTTATCAAAAAAACAGCAGGGCTAACAGTAGGGTTAACTGAACATATGACAGTCTTTAAATGGTTGGCGGTGTACTACTCAGTGGACTTACATCACGGTTAGAAGCATGAAACCTGTTCCATGGAGAAAAATTATACTAAAAGATTACTTCTAGAATTTAAGGTTTCAAATACTGGAGAAAATATAGATGCCACAAAACTCTGATGACCATAATTCCTCCGTGTATGTGAACACTCAGTTTAGTTTTCTCAAACTATGTTTCAGAAAAACTGTCGTCTTCTCCACTATATTTTAAGCTGCAGAAAAACGGCCATTTCTGGAATACTTTGATTCACTTAGGGATCACTaacatcaccaaaaaaaaaaaaaaaaattcttatcaaTTTATCAGTTATACCCTGTGGTTGCTATAAGTGGctataaaatgaacacatgttGCTAAGATTGGATCTTATGCTTCATATAAAACAATTCCGCTAGTCACAGGCATGATGTGGGAAAGGTTCAGCAAGTGTCTCTCGCAGTCACACACGGGCTCAGCCATTCAAAATAGTGGAGAAGTTCAGTGGAGTATGCAGACCTGTTCCAGCAACTATCCAAAACTGTGCTATTCCAAGTAGGGCTTCTGAACcgtcacctgggagcttgttagcaGTGCTCCATCTTGGACCAGGACTGACTAAGAAGTTGCAGTTTATCAGAACCCCCAGGTGATTCATACGGGCAGTAACGACTGAGAAGCCCAGATTTACAACACTGGGCTGATCTTTGGCAActacagtttgttttgtttttaactttttaattcaaagaaatgaagaataaacagTGGACTCGAGGAAAACTGCTACATTACATATTAAACAACTGTAATACCTTAAGACCTGAACTCCAGAGATCAAGCACATTTTCCATCTTTTGAAGGTTTTCATCAGAAACAACAAAATCAGTCACAATTATTTCATGGGCATCGATAGGACTGGAATTAGACCCTGGTGAGGAAGAGTCAACTAAAAGATTTGAACTGAAAAAATCCATGACTGGGTGAGGCGGCTTCCTTGGGGATGCTGGTGATGAccctagaaaaaaagaaaagttggagTAATCTAATCTGTGCTCTAATCCAGCAGTTTTAAGAAAAACTGCCACACATTATAATGCATTAAATCTGTCTTAAGGGTACTGAGCATCTTatacaattattttcaaaagtactGCTTAACAAATTACCCACACTAGCATTTAAAAATCCTTGCAGTAAGTAATATGCTGAAATTATTCCCCTTACTACCTGGATAATATTCACAAAAGCACAAAATGTTGTACATTAACAAAAACAAGCTAAGGAAAAGTCATACCATCTGTCTTTGAATGAACTGAAGTATTTAAATCACATCCTTTTCCAACTTCCATCCTTGTTTTTCTCACTGCAGGGCTATTTCCTGATGAAAAGAaacaggtttttcttttaattaaatcaGTCTTATATAAAATACCTAATCACACATACCTAATTGAAGAAGGTAGCTGTGCACAAGTAAGATTTTAGAACAAGGAAAATACAGTAGGCTAGGGACAGGAACACTAAGACAAAgaataagaaggaaggaaaaactgtGAGACTTGAAAATGTCTTACTGCATCATTAATAAGTTTAATTCACCCAACAAATATGGATGAAAAAGACTTCAGTTTACTAGTGGCATTCAGTTCATACTGATATAGTATAAATGTCATGTCCTACAACACTGGACATTTCTAGGGCCTGCTGCTTTTCACTAGCTCTACTAAAACTTAAGTGACACTGGTTCCCTCCAAATGGGGACTTCTTTACTTCTACCTCAGAAACCTTTAGTCAATACATGGcaaaaaggaaactggaaaagaaCCTCACAAGGATGGCTTTGTGAGAGGCTTAGATACTTCGCCAGCTTCAACACAACCTTCTTTACACCAAGCAATGGCAATACCACAAGTAAAGAGAATGGGGTGATAAATTTACGAAGTTCACTCTAAGTCTATGTATGGATAAGAATGTCTAAATTCACTGAATGTTAGGCATGTCGATCTCAAACATTTTTGGAAAGGGCAGAGCATAAGCAAATactatcattgttgttgttcagtcactcagtcctgtccaactctttgcgacctcatggactgcagcacaccagcttccctgtccttcaccatctcccagagcttgctcaaactcatgttcattgagtcagtgatgccatccaatcatctcatcctctatcatcccctttcctcctgccttcaatctttgtcagcatcagggtcttttctaattagtcagctcttcacatcaggtggccaaagtactggagcttcagtttcagcatcagtccttctaatgaatattcagggttgatttcttttaggattgactggtttggtctccttggaagtccaagggactctcaagagtctttcccaacaccacagtttaaaagcatcagttctttggcgttcagctttctttatggtccagctcttacatccatcatgactactggaaaaaccacagccttgactatactgTACatgctagaaaagaaaaagaccagcATCCTTAGGTCCTAAAGACtgcctgcatgtgtgcatgtggactcaagtcatgtccgactctttgcaaccccatggactgcagctggccaggctcctctgtccatgggatttttcaagcaagaatatgggagtgggttgtcattccctcctctaggggatttcccgacccagggattgcacccatgtctcctgcaagggcaggcgaattcttttacCACCGAGCGGCCTGGAAAGCCCCAAGTGATTGCTGTAGGAGAGTGTTTGGGTTTGGGTTTGCTCAGTAGAAAGTGCATGTAATTAAAACATGTCAAGATCACTCatagtgaatgaataaatccaAAGGTCTTATCTTTTGAAGATCAACAAAATTTGGGCAGAAACTGCTTAGTGCTAGTACGTTTCAGTGTTAGAAGAAATACACGTGTTTTGAGGTTCTGGATCTGTTTGTTGATCCAGTGCTGTAGGCTAGAAGCAATGAAACTCCACGTCTACGGAGGGAGAGAACGACAGACCCAGGGTTGTGGCCCCCGAGGTGCCTAAGAGCCTGAGGCTGGGCTGGTTGCGCTGCACGCTCGGAGGACGGTCTTTGGGGTTTACTTGCTGCTAATAACTGCCCGTTATCAGGGCCAATCCAGGAGGGTGGTCTGTGCCCCTGGAAAGAACACTCATTTTGAACGAGCTGTTTGGGATCTTGTACTGAATAAGGAACAGATAGTAAAAGGAGCTTCATCCTCCTTTCTCCACCTTTCACTCACTCATCTATCAATACACATCCTGGTTTGTATTAGTTCTCAGTTCTGTCAGCAACACAGTTCCCAGGTGGGTCCGTCTTCGTGGTGACAATCCAGACAGCCCTCCAGGCCCAGATAAATACTGCTGATAAAGTCCAAGCACATGATTATGAACTTAAGGGGTTCTGAGGGCTATCTATAGACTATCTCTAATTTGGGGACTTGGGCATTTCATTTCCAATGTTTCTTGGCATAAAACCATTGTATTGAAAGAGATGCAACACATTTCACTAAGAGACATATAATTGCCACAGcatttgctttaattttatgatttttcataAAATAGTCAAATGAAgttcaaataaaaattcaactgTCATATAAGAGCcaagaaaaacatattaaaatgtaaacTCTCCCCGAGATGACAGATATACAATGCTGATGAGAAGAAGCACTAGAGAAGTGTTTTCGCTATCATATGTCAACAGAATTAAAAAGCTCAGTAACATATTAAATTAAGGGACATCTCGAAAAATATACATAACCTGGATTTTGAAGAATATCATCAATTATAGTAGGAATTTTAACATCTGGCACTGCTTCTCCCTTTGAATGAGACAGCTGTGAAGCACCTGCTTCAGTATTTGGAGTCACTACAGCGTAACGAAGCAGTTCTTCATACTCTTCCTGTGAAAAGCCAACAAAAAATAACGCAGTATATCCCTGTCACAATGGACATTCTGGTAAAGGAATGGTCACAAAGATGTTCTCTACTTCAGTTTCCAAAACAGTATGCCCAAACAATAGAAAGAAATGGGTACTTGGGATTTATGTTTTTCATTCGTCATTTACTTACTCTCttgtagaaaatgaaatttcttaaaaacaagcaagaaaatGCAACAAATAGACCTACCCAATTTCTTCTGGTGATAAAGCTTTAGTACCCATATTCCTTCAGCATGTCCATTTAAAACAGTGACACAAAGATTACCTGGGGCACTTTCCTGGAGCCTATCAGCCTCTATAACAGAAGAACCTTCTCTCAACTGGCAACTGCTTGCAGGTGAGAAAAAGACCCAGTCACGTCGCCGCCTGTTTGGAACTTAGTTCCACGATGCTGCTCCCAAAGACTCAACAGTGGGAAGGTCTAGGGATGAAAAGTAGCTTTCGCTCTTgttgccccctgccccacccagtTCTATAACCACTCTGAGTCTCTTCATATACAAACATGGAAAGAGTGTAAGAGAAATGCTGgaagagaaagaataataaagtgaaaaagagaacacGGTTGCCAACCTGTTCAGTTCTACCTGCTGGCAACATGAGAAAAGAGGATGAAAACATGGCAGGTCACCAAGTGTAGGCCTTACAGGAATAAgcctcaaagttaaaaaaaaaaaaaaaaaaaaggaatttcctGACACAGATAGATATTTATTTAGCCAAATCAAAAAAATTCTATCAGTACTGGAACTTAGTCTCTGTTCAAAAGGGGCTGGTCACTGAGGCAACATATATTCCTATTAAGGACGtctaagagtctttttttttttaaattaattcatttattttggctgtgttgggtcttagttgtggcacgcaggatttttagttgcagcatgcagctAGCTAAAGCCCCTCTAAGAGTCTTATGGCATGGACCTAGAGAACGTCTTTGCATTAAAATTTGGGGGAAGGTTTAAAGGCATATGAAGTGTCCTGCTCTaaactattatttaatattaatttttctccatAAAAAGTTCAGATACAGAAAATCCCATTATCATCATTTCATTAGTCATAAGTGTCTTATTATTTGACTCACCATCAGGATGAAGAGCTAAGTGATGCCTCAAATTACCTCCTTGAAATGTGCTAAATTGAATTAACAGCAATTGTCTAAATCAAAGAAAGAGCCCTACCTTTAATAAGAACATTATGATACAGTATAGGTGTTTGAAAATTAGCAACCGTATTATTTCCCTATGGGTTTCTGTGAGTAAGAATATTTAACTAAACACACCCAAGTATTTTGCTATCAATTAACTTTTTAGAACCTACTTCCTCTGGAGGCAATACCAACTAGAGGTAGCCACATCAGCTCTGCTCTGGAATAAATTGTGCTCCAGGAATGGAAGGGAAGGGACAGTCAATGACTAACTCATGGCTTCCCTAGTTTGACctcagaaaagggagaaagatcCAAACACATATTTCTAAGTTCTCACAACAATCAGTATGAGTTAAAGGGGATGTAAATACGTATACATTAATAGTGttcagtatacatatatattttaacttactttagagaaaaaaaatggaaaaattagtcatttaaacaattatttacaTTTCATATATGCAGACACAGGCCAAATCGGTTATTTTTTAGTTTAGGGTAAAAATAATATCATCTTTCTTTTTcgtaccttttaaaaaaattggagtatatttttttttttatttttaagaatttacttatttttattgaaggttaattgctttacagtattgtgctggtttctgccaaacatcaacaggAATTAGACACAGgtatacccatgtcccctcccccttAAACctccttcccgcctccctccccatcccacctctcgaGGTCGTTACAGAGCTCCAATTTGAgctcctgagccatacagcaaactcCCATTTGCctgtctatttcacatgtggtgaCGTATATTTCCACGTCACTCCTTCATAcaacccaccctctccttccttccctcccccagccccatgtCCGTAACTCTGCTCTCTCTGACTGTGTCTAAAATCGGAGTACAATTGCTTTCCAATGCTGTACAGAAACAGCATCGGCATAGGAACACATACATCCCCTCACTtggaagcctccctcccaccccacccctctattCCACCCcattaggtcatcacagagcagggaGCTGAGCTCAGTAATATCTTCTTAACTGTCAGAGATAACCTGCCTTAAGGTAAAAAAGAATCCTAAAGTAACGACCAAAACTTGTCATTCTGCCTCCCCCTTCAGTTGCTGGACTGATGTGACCCTGAAACACAGCTGAACCCATGCACGCCAAGTGTGGTCAGGGCAACAGGCTGATACTTTGGAGTTGTGATTAGAGGAGATTGTAAGAGAGTGAGTGCTACGGATGCTGCCCAGCCTTCAGCATCCATCATCAATGGTTCTAGGAAGAATTCACACGTGGGGAACAGTAATGAAACGCCCTCAAGGGGAATACTGACTTACGAGGGGCTTCTGTACCAAGTGTCTGGTGTTAAATATTTACCATATATGTCAAAGTATATAGTCACTTTATGTTATCTTACACATTATTTTCaggatttatattttttaatgtttccagtAATGGAATATGGGCAGGCTTTCAACTGTTGTCAAGGACCAGTAGGGTCATAAGTTGAGAAAACAGAATCTCAGTTAGGGTGGCATTCTGAGCACAGGTAACCAATAACACAGAATGATTTCTGGCATGTCTAGAAGATTCTTTCCcctccatcttttaaaattctactctACAGATTTCCTTTGACATAAAGCTTTGTTTCTTGACAAAAATGACATGAGATCTTACAAGGTGTTCATCTTATAAGGTCTTATAAGGGTTCTGGACCCAACAATTACAAAGCGTGATTTGTAAGCAATTCTGACACCACTTGGGTGTCTCAGTTCCGACCCTTTCTAGCAGAGCTGGCGTCAGATTGCGCAGGTGGAGGGTTAGTCCGCATGACTGCCCTCCCCGCCCTACACTTCAGACGTCAGTCACAAGTCCAGGTTATCACCTGTGCCTCAGACCAACCAGCTACGGACCAGAGGTTCCAAAGACCCCCTCCATGGGTTTGACTAATTTGCTAGAGGGCTCACAGTGCTCAGAGAAACATAACACTTACTAGatcaccagtttattataaaaggcgGGACTCCAGGAACAGCCAGGGGGAAGGGATATACAGGGCAAGGTTTGGGGAAGGGGCATGGCGCTTTCATGCCCTCACCCGACAGGCCAGTCACCCCACACTTCCATGTGTTCTCCCGCGGGAAGTTCCCCAAACCCagtccttttgggtttttatgggGCTTTATTAAATAGGCACAATTGATTAAATCAATGACCACTGGCGACTGATTCAACTTCCaggccctctcccctccctcaagGTGGGGCAGTGTGTgtgactgaaagttccaaccagCTAATCACGTGGTTGGCTTTCTCCTAGCAACCAGTCTTCATCCTTGGCTGAAGTCTAAAAGTCACATCATCACCGTAACAAAAGATACCTTCATTTCCTCACTAGTTAGgaaattccaatatttttaggagctctgtgccagaaatgggATGAAggccaaatattttaattataaatcacagtatcacTGGTATACCTAAGTTAAACTGTTCTCTTTTGAAGAAGGTGGAATACAGAAAAGATGAAGGATGCAGTAAAGCACTGTCACCTAAAAAGAAAGCACAAAGTGGGAGAGGTACCATTCAAAGGGAAGGCGAGGATGAAACATCTATGTCATAATTCCAGACCACTTTTACCCTAGTAAAAACTCACGGATACTTTTCCAACAGCTTCCCAATTCCTAAACCTGTAATATCAATTAAAGGGACACatttgtttcataaaatatttccCTAAAGCTTCTGTCATCTACTACGGTGTCAACAGCCACTTACTCTCCTTAGGCATAAACATACTACCCAGCTTTGCCCCTCTTAAGAGGGAGAAAACCCAAGATACACCATGTCAGTATTCTCTCATTCAAAATCTCCTCTAGAAATCTTAATTCATATTTTTGATGATAAAACATTTAGAACTGAAAgagatttaaaacatttcatataaGAGCCGCACCTTGCATAGCCGGGGTACCTGTCACTGCCCAGGTCCTGGGCACCAGCAGGAGCTCAGTGGTGTGGCAACAGGGGCCAGAACCAAGAGTGGAACACTGGGGCGTCTAGGGCCCCAGAACTCTGGATAGTTTCCACAGCAGACTGATTTGTATTAAAGTGAAAGCAACATTCATGAGAGAGAGctacaaagagaaaatttcaacAGAAAAGTGTTTCTTCAGATTTTCAGCTTCTCCTCTCATTGTAGTGTTTGGAGCTTTGGTACAGAGAATGCTAGAAGAGTTCATGATTATTTTCTGAAAGGTTAATTAAAACAATGCAAGGTATTTTTCCAAGTGTGTAAAATAATTCCCAACATttgatattattataattttacacACATTATAAACATATTATACTTATAAATGTAAATGCCATGAATGAACGAGAAATGTATTCCCAGTTTTCCCTCATACTGTCATGTACTTGAAATAAGTAAGTTATAGTAAATTTAGACATGTCTTCCTACCTGAAGATCTGAGGATACAGAACTGTCTCTGTCGGAGTCTTTTTGCAAAACCGGAGGTAAGCATATCTCCCCGTCTGATGACATTCTGTATAAATTCTATAAAACAGTAAAAGCTaactttagtttattttttttgcaatatttaaactaaaataaaatgctttataaatatgagtgtgtgtgtgtttgtgtctaaTAACATCCTATCCTGGAAACAATAATCATTCAACATGTTAAAATCATTCAACATAATGAACACCCACAGACAAAAATCACTGGGTAAGAAAAAAATACTCAGCTCCCAAGTAGTGAGCCTATGATGTGGTCAAGGAGATGAGGTAAATACATG
This sequence is a window from Odocoileus virginianus isolate 20LAN1187 ecotype Illinois chromosome 6, Ovbor_1.2, whole genome shotgun sequence. Protein-coding genes within it:
- the POC5 gene encoding centrosomal protein POC5 isoform X1; its protein translation is MSSDGEICLPPVLQKDSDRDSSVSSDLQEEYEELLRYAVVTPNTEAGASQLSHSKGEAVPDVKIPTIIDDILQNPGNSPAVRKTRMEVGKGCDLNTSVHSKTDGSSPASPRKPPHPVMDFFSSNLLVDSSSPGSNSSPIDAHEIIVTDFVVSDENLQKMENVLDLWSSGLKTNIISELSKWRLNFIDWHRMEMKKEREKHAADLKQLCSQINSLKELQKTYEVSIGRKDEVISSLSHAIGKQKERIELMRTFFHWRINHVKSRQDVYESKLADQYFRRTLLKKAWRGWRAVVQKQWKEVVERACQARAEEVCVQISNDYEARVALLSGALENAKAEIQRMQHEKEHFEDSMKKAFMRGVCALNLEAMTIFQNRGDTDFTTSKREEYGPGVQGKEPPSAHVDAAGAVPPSPPAAALGATCAAAFPSAASVASAGATSTSSVHLPVSAPHGAGLMAAASAQEETYGPRAVTSAQQKAGRTITARITGRCDFASKNRISSSLAIMGVSPPMSSVVVEKHHPVTVQTIPQAAAAKYPRTIHPEGSASAPRSLGTRTAHTQSLTSIPSIKVVD
- the POC5 gene encoding centrosomal protein POC5 isoform X2 gives rise to the protein MLTSGFAKRLRQRQFCILRSSGNSPAVRKTRMEVGKGCDLNTSVHSKTDGSSPASPRKPPHPVMDFFSSNLLVDSSSPGSNSSPIDAHEIIVTDFVVSDENLQKMENVLDLWSSGLKTNIISELSKWRLNFIDWHRMEMKKEREKHAADLKQLCSQINSLKELQKTYEVSIGRKDEVISSLSHAIGKQKERIELMRTFFHWRINHVKSRQDVYESKLADQYFRRTLLKKAWRGWRAVVQKQWKEVVERACQARAEEVCVQISNDYEARVALLSGALENAKAEIQRMQHEKEHFEDSMKKAFMRGVCALNLEAMTIFQNRGDTDFTTSKREEYGPGVQGKEPPSAHVDAAGAVPPSPPAAALGATCAAAFPSAASVASAGATSTSSVHLPVSAPHGAGLMAAASAQEETYGPRAVTSAQQKAGRTITARITGRCDFASKNRISSSLAIMGVSPPMSSVVVEKHHPVTVQTIPQAAAAKYPRTIHPEGSASAPRSLGTRTAHTQSLTSIPSIKVVD